The following proteins come from a genomic window of Nostoc sp. ATCC 53789:
- a CDS encoding PAS domain S-box protein yields MKGTRSLLAPYAVALLAVGSALLLTLLLQPLLKPTIFLLFFAAVAVSAWYGGMEAGLLATALSTLTVSYFFLEPVFSLSVASLDNIRRLGLFVLVTTFITLLNSELRTAKQHLQMSLQKLKVSEAKLRRLVESNIIGVIVANMDGAIPTAGYANAEANDAFLRMVGYSQEDLLAGRVRWRDMISPKYIEANNSAMPTAGYAYAELKAKGVCQPFENEYICKDQNCVPILLGSALLENNSNDIISFVLDLSEQQAALRERKQVELALCQSEERYRAFLEQSSEGIWCIELEVPISADCPEDEQIQHFYQYVYLAECNNVMAQMYGCSRAEEIINARLGDFLIPSDPHNIAYLRNFIRSNYRLIDAESHEIDKQGNSKYFLNNLVGIVENGLLVRAWGTQRDITERKRAEAALHQREDELRLITNAVPVQISYVDTQQRYRFNNKKYEDWFGLPASEIYGKHIREILGESVYQSILPYVEAVLSGEEVTYETQLPHKDGTNHYINVSYVPQFSEQGKVEGFVALITDITLHKLAEAALKQSEKRLKTLTEKVRIIPWEVNATNGNFTYVGPQTVEILGYPLSDWYIDDFWAKHIHPEDREWVIQYCQESSLSLNNYEFEYRMLAADGRVVWLYDIVNVVRDENGPQLLHGFMLDITDRKQAEQEREQLLEREKAARADAESANRMKDEFLATLSHELRTPLNAILGWTQLLRNRKFDEATTARALETIERNTKSLTQLIEDVLDVSRIIRGTLHLSIHRIKLVPLVEAAIDTVRPAAEAKEINIKCKFDPEVGVVVGDTNRLQQVVWNLLSNAVKFTPKGGRVDVQLERIESSVQIRVSDTGAGIAAEFLPHVFERFRQADSSSTRSHGGLGLGLAIVRHLVELHGGTVFVESLGIGQGATFIVNLPMKAVYVEANTAEQPSSLVDVPEANNYLPRLDDLRVLIVDDEADARHLLTTILGQYGAQVIAAASACEALLALQQFRPHILVSDIGMPQQDGYALIRQVRALPTDQGGRIPAVALTAYARAEDRTQALLAGFQLHVPKPVNPAELAVVVANLTGRT; encoded by the coding sequence TTGAAAGGAACACGTTCCCTTCTAGCACCCTATGCTGTTGCACTATTGGCTGTTGGTAGCGCATTGCTACTAACACTATTGCTACAGCCACTACTGAAACCAACTATTTTCCTGCTATTTTTTGCTGCCGTGGCGGTTAGTGCTTGGTATGGTGGTATGGAAGCAGGGTTGCTGGCTACTGCTTTGTCTACTTTGACTGTTAGCTATTTTTTCTTAGAGCCAGTGTTTTCGCTCTCGGTTGCGAGTCTAGACAACATAAGACGGTTAGGCTTGTTTGTCCTGGTGACAACATTCATCACCTTGCTAAACTCAGAGTTACGCACTGCCAAACAACATCTTCAAATGAGTTTGCAGAAGTTAAAAGTGAGCGAGGCAAAGTTGAGAAGGTTAGTAGAGTCCAACATTATTGGGGTAATTGTAGCCAATATGGATGGAGCGATACCTACGGCGGGCTACGCCAACGCAGAAGCCAATGATGCTTTTTTACGAATGGTAGGTTATTCGCAAGAAGATTTACTTGCCGGGCGGGTTCGGTGGCGCGATATGATCTCACCAAAATATATTGAAGCAAACAACAGTGCGATGCCTACGGCAGGCTACGCCTACGCAGAACTCAAAGCCAAAGGTGTATGTCAGCCTTTTGAGAACGAATACATCTGCAAAGACCAGAACTGTGTTCCCATCCTGCTAGGTTCTGCTTTGTTAGAAAATAATTCTAACGATATTATCTCTTTTGTCCTTGATTTAAGCGAACAGCAAGCTGCGCTACGCGAACGCAAACAGGTAGAGCTTGCCCTATGCCAAAGCGAAGAACGCTACCGCGCTTTTTTAGAGCAGAGTTCAGAAGGTATTTGGTGCATTGAACTAGAAGTACCAATTTCGGCAGACTGTCCAGAAGATGAACAAATTCAACATTTTTATCAATATGTTTACTTAGCCGAATGCAACAATGTAATGGCACAGATGTATGGCTGTTCTCGTGCCGAAGAAATTATCAACGCCAGACTAGGAGATTTTCTCATTCCCTCCGATCCACATAATATTGCATACCTGCGTAATTTTATCCGTTCTAATTACCGACTAATCGATGCAGAGTCTCACGAAATAGATAAGCAAGGTAATTCCAAATATTTTTTGAATAATCTGGTGGGAATTGTCGAAAATGGGCTTTTAGTCAGAGCATGGGGAACTCAACGCGACATTACAGAACGCAAACGAGCAGAAGCAGCACTACATCAACGAGAAGATGAACTGCGGCTAATTACAAATGCTGTGCCTGTCCAGATTTCTTATGTTGATACTCAGCAGCGTTATCGCTTTAATAACAAGAAATATGAAGACTGGTTTGGGCTTCCCGCTTCCGAAATTTATGGTAAACACATTAGAGAAATTCTGGGAGAGTCGGTTTATCAGTCAATTCTTCCTTATGTAGAAGCAGTACTTTCTGGAGAGGAAGTCACTTATGAAACCCAATTACCTCATAAAGATGGCACAAACCATTACATAAATGTAAGTTACGTTCCCCAGTTTAGTGAGCAAGGAAAAGTTGAAGGATTTGTTGCCCTAATCACAGATATTACACTTCACAAGTTAGCGGAGGCAGCACTAAAACAGAGCGAGAAACGGTTAAAGACGCTAACCGAAAAAGTCCGCATAATTCCTTGGGAGGTGAATGCCACTAACGGAAATTTTACTTATGTAGGGCCGCAAACCGTTGAGATTCTTGGCTATCCATTATCAGACTGGTATATCGATGATTTCTGGGCAAAACATATACATCCAGAAGATCGCGAGTGGGTTATTCAATATTGCCAAGAATCTTCGCTGTCACTGAATAATTACGAATTTGAATACAGAATGTTGGCTGCTGATGGCAGAGTTGTGTGGCTGTATGACATTGTTAATGTCGTGCGGGATGAGAATGGGCCGCAGCTACTACATGGGTTTATGCTCGATATTACCGATCGCAAGCAAGCAGAGCAAGAACGTGAACAACTGCTTGAGCGCGAAAAAGCAGCACGCGCCGATGCAGAATCAGCAAATCGGATGAAGGATGAGTTTCTCGCCACCCTCTCCCACGAACTCCGCACACCCTTAAACGCCATATTGGGTTGGACGCAGCTACTAAGAAATCGCAAGTTTGATGAGGCTACTACTGCGCGGGCGTTAGAAACAATTGAGCGTAACACTAAATCCCTGACGCAACTAATCGAAGATGTCCTAGATGTGTCACGGATTATTAGAGGCACACTTCATCTCAGTATCCATCGGATAAAACTTGTACCACTTGTAGAGGCGGCAATCGATACTGTGCGCCCAGCAGCTGAGGCTAAAGAGATTAACATCAAGTGTAAATTCGATCCTGAAGTTGGGGTAGTTGTGGGTGATACCAACCGCTTGCAACAGGTTGTGTGGAACTTGCTCTCCAACGCCGTCAAGTTTACACCCAAAGGCGGAAGAGTTGATGTGCAATTAGAGCGGATTGAATCTTCCGTGCAAATTCGCGTGAGTGATACGGGAGCGGGAATTGCCGCCGAATTCCTCCCCCATGTATTTGAACGTTTTCGTCAAGCTGACAGTTCCAGCACGCGATCGCATGGCGGACTAGGATTAGGGTTAGCGATCGTCCGTCACTTGGTAGAATTACACGGTGGCACAGTCTTTGTCGAAAGTCTAGGAATTGGACAGGGAGCGACATTCATTGTTAATCTGCCGATGAAAGCCGTTTATGTAGAGGCTAATACAGCAGAGCAGCCTTCATCTCTGGTGGATGTCCCAGAGGCTAATAATTACCTGCCGAGATTAGATGACTTGCGAGTGCTAATTGTTGATGATGAGGCAGACGCGCGTCATTTACTCACCACAATTCTAGGACAGTATGGGGCGCAAGTCATAGCAGCTGCATCTGCTTGTGAAGCCCTGCTTGCTTTGCAACAATTTCGCCCCCATATACTGGTGAGCGATATCGGTATGCCACAACAAGATGGCTACGCACTAATTCGTCAAGTGAGGGCGCTACCAACAGATCAAGGAGGGCGGATTCCAGCAGTAGCGTTAACAGCATACGCTAGGGCAGAAGATCGCACGCAAGCTTTGTTAGCAGGCTTTCAACTCCACGTTCCTAAGCCAGTAAATCCCGCCGAGTTAGCAGTTGTAGTTGCCAACCTCACTGGACGCACTTGA
- a CDS encoding adenylate/guanylate cyclase domain-containing protein codes for MIHPSNSDKTQLDALISHGMSNRQTNNNLAESYKEQRQSFLLKRLQLQAQIMLVAGLTLIAFFLWANSYLEAKIYAFKIGIVVELFTLICWGLCKTSIGRRHPDLIFLSLCWAVTCVVQIDIALLFNNLEPRSNIWTLMFLTQATIIPVQWWMHLISQFGTIICYLTLYFLYNPILKNPSAFYAEQGLYFFWTCIICVFSVFLYERLRKKEFYARKAMELAQQKSERLLLNILPGMIAEQLKQQPTTIADSFMEVTVLFADIVGFTELSARTSPTELVEFLNTIFCLFDQLAELHGVEKIKTIGDAYMAVAGLPNQSNDHASAIANMALDMQNAIAIFNAENNQLFSIRVGISTGPVVAGVIGLKKFAYDLWGDTVNTASRMESHGIAGSIQVCEATYQLLKDKYLFDKRGLIQVKGKGEMMTYILKEVNFKN; via the coding sequence ATGATTCATCCAAGTAACTCAGATAAAACCCAACTAGATGCCCTCATTAGTCACGGAATGTCCAATCGGCAAACCAACAATAACCTTGCCGAATCCTACAAAGAACAGCGACAGAGCTTTCTACTGAAACGGCTACAATTGCAGGCGCAGATTATGCTGGTAGCTGGCTTGACTTTAATCGCTTTTTTCCTTTGGGCAAATTCATATTTAGAAGCCAAGATATACGCTTTTAAAATTGGGATTGTCGTAGAATTATTCACTCTTATTTGTTGGGGTTTATGTAAAACTTCTATTGGTCGTCGCCATCCTGACTTAATTTTTTTGAGTTTATGCTGGGCTGTAACTTGTGTTGTCCAAATTGATATAGCTTTATTGTTTAATAATCTGGAACCTAGAAGCAATATTTGGACTCTGATGTTTCTCACTCAGGCTACAATTATACCAGTTCAATGGTGGATGCATTTAATATCTCAATTCGGAACAATAATTTGCTATTTAACCTTATATTTCTTATATAATCCTATATTGAAGAATCCATCAGCTTTTTATGCTGAACAAGGATTATACTTCTTTTGGACTTGCATAATTTGTGTATTTTCTGTATTCTTATACGAACGCTTGCGAAAAAAAGAATTTTATGCACGTAAAGCAATGGAACTGGCGCAGCAAAAATCGGAACGGCTGCTACTAAATATTCTGCCAGGGATGATTGCAGAACAATTAAAACAACAGCCTACAACTATTGCTGATAGTTTTATGGAAGTTACGGTATTATTTGCCGATATTGTTGGTTTTACAGAGCTTTCAGCTCGTACATCTCCTACGGAATTAGTTGAGTTCTTAAATACAATATTCTGTTTATTTGACCAATTAGCAGAACTTCACGGAGTAGAGAAAATCAAGACTATTGGCGACGCATATATGGCTGTTGCCGGATTGCCAAATCAGTCTAACGATCATGCTTCAGCAATAGCTAATATGGCGTTGGACATGCAAAATGCTATAGCTATCTTTAATGCAGAAAATAATCAATTATTTAGCATCCGTGTTGGCATTAGTACAGGGCCAGTTGTAGCGGGAGTGATTGGGCTGAAAAAGTTTGCTTACGATCTCTGGGGAGATACAGTAAATACTGCTAGTAGAATGGAATCACATGGAATAGCCGGTAGTATCCAGGTCTGTGAAGCAACTTATCAGCTTTTAAAAGATAAATACTTATTCGATAAACGAGGTTTAATTCAGGTTAAAGGCAAAGGAGAAATGATGACTTATATCCTAAAAGAAGTTAATTTTAAAAATTAA
- a CDS encoding DEAD/DEAH box helicase family protein, whose protein sequence is MARTPTLNFDRGTLILHPPPRGKGWMDYATWDDRVEKFRIPAIRYRSLVEALQAEDVNFIDEAKQFYPVDLVPTLEMEPYPHQTEALAAWKLAGRQGVVVLPTAAGKTYLAQMAMQSTPRTTLIVVPTLDLMHQWYAHLVAAFPDAEVGLLGGGSRDRTAILVATYDSAAIHAETLGNQYALIVFDECHHLPTDFNRVIAEYAIAPYRLGLSATPERTDGKHADLNILIGEEVYRKRAEDLAGKALAEHEIVQIKVKLSQLERERYNQLIQTRNDFLKQSKISLGSLQGWQMFVQMSARSQSGRRAMLAHREAKDIALGTDGKLRILINLLAEHYPARILIFTADNATVYRISQELLIPAITHQTPVKERHEILTKFREGKYNTLVASHVLNEGVDVPAASVAIILSGTGSAREYTQRLGRILRKGNIENKQAILYEVVAEDTSEEGTSARRRGERTRGQGDKETRGQGEKKGNLQVVYGSGKERSLKAAEQLEINYSTGSSKSKIQDSDVTDRLTDASPKRGGDHPEETED, encoded by the coding sequence ATGGCTCGTACCCCTACACTAAATTTTGATCGTGGCACATTAATTTTGCATCCACCACCACGCGGCAAAGGTTGGATGGATTATGCTACGTGGGATGATAGAGTTGAAAAATTCCGCATTCCAGCAATTAGATACCGATCGCTAGTAGAAGCACTACAAGCGGAAGATGTGAATTTTATCGATGAGGCCAAGCAATTTTATCCTGTAGATTTGGTTCCCACTCTGGAAATGGAACCCTATCCCCACCAGACTGAGGCGCTAGCGGCTTGGAAACTGGCGGGTAGGCAGGGAGTGGTTGTGCTTCCCACGGCGGCGGGAAAGACTTATTTAGCACAAATGGCGATGCAATCAACGCCGCGCACGACGCTGATTGTAGTGCCAACTCTAGATTTAATGCATCAGTGGTATGCACATTTGGTAGCAGCTTTCCCCGATGCTGAGGTGGGATTGCTGGGAGGTGGTTCGCGGGATAGAACAGCTATCTTAGTTGCAACTTATGATAGTGCAGCAATTCACGCCGAAACCTTGGGAAATCAATATGCGCTGATTGTTTTTGATGAATGTCATCATTTACCTACAGATTTTAATCGGGTTATCGCTGAATATGCGATCGCACCTTATCGTCTGGGACTCTCTGCTACACCGGAACGCACTGATGGTAAACACGCTGATTTAAATATTCTGATTGGTGAAGAAGTATATCGTAAACGCGCCGAAGATTTGGCAGGGAAGGCGTTAGCAGAACATGAAATTGTCCAAATTAAGGTAAAGTTATCGCAACTTGAGCGGGAAAGATACAATCAACTCATTCAAACCCGCAACGACTTTTTGAAGCAATCGAAGATTTCTTTGGGGAGTCTGCAAGGTTGGCAAATGTTTGTGCAAATGAGTGCTAGATCGCAATCTGGACGTAGGGCGATGTTAGCGCACCGGGAAGCGAAAGATATCGCTTTGGGTACTGATGGGAAGTTGCGAATTTTGATTAATTTATTGGCAGAACATTATCCAGCAAGAATTTTGATTTTTACTGCTGATAACGCAACGGTTTATCGCATTTCTCAAGAGTTGCTAATTCCTGCGATTACTCATCAAACTCCTGTGAAGGAACGGCATGAGATATTAACTAAGTTTCGAGAGGGAAAATATAATACTTTAGTTGCTTCTCATGTGTTGAATGAAGGCGTTGATGTGCCGGCGGCTTCTGTGGCGATTATTTTATCGGGGACGGGTTCGGCTAGGGAGTATACTCAGCGATTGGGAAGGATTTTACGGAAGGGGAATATTGAGAATAAGCAGGCGATTTTGTATGAGGTGGTGGCGGAGGATACGAGTGAGGAGGGGACTTCGGCTAGGCGGAGAGGGGAGAGGACAAGGGGACAAGGGGACAAGGAGACAAGGGGACAAGGGGAGAAGAAAGGGAATTTGCAGGTTGTGTATGGGAGTGGGAAGGAAAGGAGTTTGAAGGCTGCGGAACAGTTAGAAATTAATTATTCAACCGGAAGTTCAAAATCTAAAATTCAAGATTCAGATGTTACCGACAGACTTACTGATGCATCGCCAAAACGGGGAGGAGATCATCCCGAAGAGACTGAAGATTGA
- a CDS encoding DUF790 family protein: MLPTDLLMHRQNGEEIIPKRLKIDQKTSELAIELINYFQSAVGKTQGVLERQLTDFEGDSTDYRVKRGLAYILKSSFCTFEVVSPLEPQMLRERVFSLAAKSVSSRESTQVTLSKIADELTQELEREVLLEQVRNGLYADLSENKILTVFDAPTAPDLLNRYNLSQVQGVFYKASKLVLNAHRNVPGEYKLLFRYLKLFQLMAYIEGDADHGFTITIDGPTSLFNPSTRYGLAIAKLIPALLHVTKWSLSSILQTRDAYTNSWKTGRFTLNSECGLVSHYPPGKPYDSMLEASFADKWDALKSGWALEREVDLIPIPGSVMIPDFRLVHSDGRTFLLEIVGYWRPEYLQKKFSQVRRAGRDDLILAISERLNLEKAGVKLNDVPARIVWFKDKLLPKAVLAVMD, from the coding sequence ATGTTACCGACAGACTTACTGATGCATCGCCAAAACGGGGAGGAGATCATCCCGAAGAGACTGAAGATTGATCAAAAAACTTCGGAGTTGGCGATTGAGTTAATTAATTATTTTCAATCAGCAGTGGGGAAGACTCAGGGTGTGCTTGAGCGACAACTGACTGATTTTGAAGGAGATTCTACAGATTATCGGGTGAAGCGAGGGTTAGCTTATATTCTCAAAAGCAGTTTTTGCACTTTTGAGGTGGTTAGTCCTTTGGAACCACAGATGTTAAGAGAACGGGTGTTTTCGTTGGCTGCAAAGTCTGTTTCTAGTCGAGAATCAACTCAAGTTACTCTGAGTAAAATTGCTGATGAGTTAACTCAAGAACTTGAGCGGGAAGTTCTACTAGAACAGGTTCGGAATGGACTATACGCTGATTTATCTGAAAATAAAATTTTGACAGTGTTTGATGCACCAACAGCGCCAGATTTATTAAATCGATATAACTTATCCCAGGTGCAGGGTGTTTTTTATAAGGCCAGTAAACTGGTGTTAAATGCTCATCGGAATGTTCCGGGTGAATATAAGCTGTTATTTCGCTATCTGAAGTTGTTTCAATTGATGGCTTATATTGAGGGCGATGCTGACCACGGGTTTACCATTACCATTGACGGGCCGACGAGTTTGTTTAATCCTAGTACACGATATGGGTTAGCGATCGCTAAACTTATTCCCGCTTTACTTCACGTTACTAAATGGAGTCTTTCTTCCATTCTCCAAACCCGCGATGCTTATACAAATAGTTGGAAAACTGGACGTTTCACCCTCAATTCTGAATGTGGTTTAGTATCCCACTATCCACCGGGGAAGCCTTACGATAGTATGCTAGAAGCATCTTTTGCTGATAAGTGGGATGCTTTGAAAAGCGGTTGGGCATTAGAGCGAGAAGTTGATTTAATACCGATTCCCGGTAGTGTGATGATTCCCGATTTTCGCTTGGTGCATTCTGATGGACGCACTTTCTTATTAGAAATTGTTGGTTATTGGCGGCCAGAATATTTACAAAAGAAATTTTCTCAGGTGCGGCGGGCTGGACGCGATGACTTAATTTTGGCAATTTCTGAACGGCTTAATTTAGAAAAGGCGGGAGTAAAATTAAATGATGTCCCCGCCAGAATTGTTTGGTTTAAAGATAAGTTATTGCCGAAAGCTGTCTTAGCTGTAATGGATTGA